Proteins encoded within one genomic window of Pieris rapae chromosome 1, ilPieRapa1.1, whole genome shotgun sequence:
- the LOC111001557 gene encoding uncharacterized protein LOC111001557: MKTTIVLLSLVCLGCAAPKAKKNFQDYFEEFLAISEALEGAHLSRQTGNYMGFDTFRAGLNAIDAPIKFTQLAKDLERLPEYRALTDFLKNLTIDVNYYVKRYEDYVARVNSFNPDSTKSGQHSRQRRHPITGTTLDTSIVDTVSMLPRRQLRQLFHEKMAHDEFFRGVIEAIKSDRFKQLYNALWANRTFRNIADALEDNALSLKYLFEELLPAFFGQNTPLYVSFQMQFDEFLDIIIALEGGHFVRQVVLAYSAHPEFLEALDYVNNISLIGLYTQVVSQADVRPIDGYLRSNDMFIAYYIDRFQLLIKYFAEELLTDQMKQVQNHDLHKRQRRHPTTGTTLHTCIVDTVSLLPRKQLRQLYDYKYATDKVFKSTIDALKSEEWQQFYKKLWEDKMFNEIVSTLAEHDLDVKYLFEELGPALFGQNTPIYFSFQNQFDEFLDIIVQSEGDNFVSLVESYMNFPEFRNSLEFLDKIDLLDYYTVFAQNVPAFISVDRYLKRKDIFVAYYMDRLKLVAGYMNSNVTFDGFGEAAYTNNRVVSVSGTTMRSFMEDVAKLFPKTKLDALYQEKLAENEEFITAIEGFRANAWKEVYEALWRDEQFKELADQFSENDFDLRYVIEEFVPTLWGQ; the protein is encoded by the exons ATGAAGACAACAATAGTGCTTCTAAGTCTAGTATGCCTTGGGTGTGCAGCACCTAAGGCAAAGAAGAACTTCCAGGACTACTTCGAGGAGTTCTTGGCTATCAGTGAAGCTTTAGAAGGTGCTCATTTAAGCCGCCAGACAGGGAATTACATGGGATTCGATACATTCCGTGCGGGTCTGAATGCTATCGACGCTCCAATTAAGTTTACACAACTAGCCAAAGATTTAGAACGTTTGCCCGAGTACAGAGCA CTGACAGACTTCTTGAAGAATCTGACTATCGATGTCAACTACTATGTCAAACGTTACGAAGATTACGTTGCCAGAGTAAACTCATTTAACCCTGACAGTACCAAGAGTGGCCAGCACAGTAGACAGCGTCGTCACCCTATCACTGGAACTACTTTGGATACCAGCATCGTGGACACTGTCAGTATGCTTCCAAGGAGGCAGCTCCGTCAGCTCTTCCATGAAAAGATGGCTCACGACGAATTCTTCAGAGGCGTAATTGAGGCAATCAAAAGCGATAGATTTAAACAACTCTATAACGCTCTTTGGGCTAATAGAACTTTCAGAAATATTGCCGACGCCCTGGAGGATAATGCATTATCCCTAAAATATCTGTTTGAGGAATTACTTCCAGCATTCTTCGGACAAAACACACCACTTTACGTTTCTTTCCAAATGCAATTTGACGAATTTTTGGACATCATTATTGCGTTGGAGGGTGGCCATTTCGTCCGTCAAGTAGTACTAGCCTACAGTGCTCATCCAGAATTCTTAGAAGCCTTGGACTATGTTAACAATATTAGTTTGATAGGCCTCTACACACAGGTTGTTTCGCAAGCTGATGTACGTCCG ATTGATGGCTACCTGAGAAGTAACGATATGTTTATTGCTTACTATATCGATCGCTTCCAACTTCTCATTA AGTACTTCGCTGAAGAGCTATTGACTGATCAAATGAAACAAGTTCAAAACCACGACCTACACAAGAGGCAACGTCGTCATCCTACTACTGGAACGACGTTACACACTTGCATTGTGGATACCGTAAGTTTACTGCCCAGGAAACAACTTCGTCAACTGTATGACTACAAATATGCTACGGACAAAGTCTTTAAAAGTACCATTGACGCCCTGAAGAGCGAAGAATGGcaacaattttacaaaaaactttGGGAAGACAAGATGTTCAACGAAATTGTATCTACATTGGCAGAGCACGATCTAGATGTGAAGTATCTCTTTGAAGAGCTCGGACCAGCTCTTTTTGGACAAAATACGCCCATCTATTTCTCTTTCCAAAACCAGTTCGATGAGTTTTTGGACATCATCGTGCAATCAGAAGGTGATAACTTCGTGAGTCTTGTGGAGTCTTACATGAACTTCCCCGAATTTAGAAACAGCTTGGAATTCCTCGATAAAATTGACCTTCTTGATTACTACACAGTATTTGCCCAGAATGTGCCTGCATTCATATCG GTTGACAGATACCTTAAAAGAAAGGACATCTTCGTTGCTTACTACATGGACCGTTTGAAATTAGTTGCtg GTTACATGAACTCGAACGTCACCTTTGACGGATTTGGAGAGGCCGCTTACACTAACAACCGTGTTGTTTCCGTTTCTGGCACAACCATGAGAAGTTTCATGGAAGATGTTGCTAAGCTCTTCCCCAAAACCAAGCTGGATGCTTTATATCAAGAGAAACTTGCTGAGAATGAGGAGTTTATAACCGCCATTGAAGGCTTCCGTGCTAATGCATGGAAAGAGGTGTACGAAGCGCTCTGGAGAGATGAGCAATTTAAGGAGTTGGCGGACCAATTCTCTGAGAATGACTTTGATTTGAGATACGTCATTGAAGAATTCGTCCCAACCCTCTGGGGACAATAA